A window of Deltaproteobacteria bacterium contains these coding sequences:
- a CDS encoding nucleoside phosphorylase produces MKERKDPWFPKKVIIAPTDPIYSAVRRAGESSGRDGRTALFRYCLLPACGKKTAAAGPALGAPAAALLMEQLVSKGVREVLLFSVCGSLGPDLEIGDFFLPTGGISEEGTSHLYLEGPVPQPSKKLTEKIRTVCRAREWELKEGTIWTTDAPERETPEKIARYQKEGAFAVDMEFTALATVAHYYGIEFAALMVISDERRSDDTRVGFRTGKFRKRLREGALLSVEAVSSSAHPYA; encoded by the coding sequence ATGAAAGAGAGAAAAGATCCCTGGTTTCCGAAAAAGGTCATTATCGCGCCCACCGACCCGATCTACAGTGCCGTACGGAGAGCCGGAGAGTCCTCCGGCCGGGACGGGAGGACGGCCCTCTTTCGGTATTGCCTTCTGCCTGCCTGCGGGAAAAAGACGGCTGCGGCCGGACCGGCTCTCGGAGCACCGGCCGCAGCACTACTCATGGAACAGCTTGTTTCGAAAGGAGTCCGGGAGGTTCTGCTTTTCAGTGTCTGCGGCAGTCTTGGCCCGGACCTGGAAATCGGTGACTTTTTTCTTCCCACCGGGGGGATCAGTGAGGAGGGGACATCCCACCTTTACCTGGAAGGCCCTGTTCCCCAACCATCAAAGAAACTCACGGAAAAGATCCGGACCGTCTGCCGGGCCCGGGAGTGGGAACTGAAGGAAGGAACCATCTGGACGACCGATGCCCCGGAACGGGAGACACCGGAGAAAATTGCCCGATACCAAAAGGAAGGCGCATTCGCAGTAGATATGGAATTTACGGCCCTTGCAACAGTTGCTCATTATTACGGGATCGAGTTTGCGGCACTGATGGTCATCTCCGATGAACGCCGGTCGGATGATACCCGGGTCGGGTTCCGAACCGGGAAGTTCCGAAAAAGATTGAGGGAGGGCGCTCTCCTCTCCGTCGAAGCCGTCTCCTCATCGGCCCACCCTTACGCTTGA